atcgtgctcaatggcgtgcaataggagaggcctatgtccagctccagcagtggacgagagcaggctgatgatgatgatgatgatgatgatgatcatcataagccataagacgtccactgctgaacataggcctttccccttggacctccatacgtgccggttggaagcgacccgcatccagcgtcttccggcgaccttaacaagatcgtctgtccatcttgtgggtggacgtcctacgctgcgcttgctagtccgtggtctccactcgagcacttttcgaccccatcggccatcttctctgcgtgcaatgtggcctgcccattgccacttcagcttgctaatccggtgggctatgtcggttactttagttcgtctacggatctcctcatttctgattcgatcacgtagagaaactccgagcatagccctctccatagctcgttgagcgactttgagttttgagatgaggccgatagtgaaagaccacgtttcggagccgtaagtcatcactggtaacacacattgattaaagactttcgtcttgaggcactgaggtatgtcggacgaaaagacattacgtagtttcccgaacgctgcccaaccgagttggattcggcggttgacctctttctcgaagttggacctacctaattggactacttgtcctaggtagatgtacgagtcaacaacttcgagtacagagactgggatgggcacaacattggcatttgacataagtttcgtcttgtccatgttcattttcaagcccacccgttgtgaaactcggttgaggtcatcgagcatcatgctgagttcctccatcgactttgccatgactacgatgatgatgatatcaaaattatatttcgcaagtagtaaattaaaaatgaaatatattatttgctaatccgtcaagtagtctaaaactagagcatggacggaaactactgcaatgaccctataccctggctgttgacgaaaagttccgcgcagaatagctcgcgcattgtatttgccctcgtacaagtcgtacattatatttaaataaacgttccattttaggattatagaatttaattaaatgtattttgtagaaatgtattttgatgcttgaagtatttgaaatacaaaatacaaaatacaaaatacatgtgagttcagtatttgaaataccaaatacaaaatacttttccaggtagtatttgaaatacaaatacaaaatacaaaaatgtatttcaaatacgtatttcaaatacatgtaattgaaatactgcccaaccctggtcATATGTAGGTACAAGAGTTAGGTACTCGGAGGGCCGAAGTTCCATTGACGAGGTTTTAGGCCCTTGGGAGCCTGAAATACGAGCTCTACATTACAGACTTTAAAAggtataaaataacataatttacataatcatctaattattgtgtgtctgagaaactgatattggacattaggtaaaagtaggttccataatacatttttttttaattttggctatatgaaacgtagaaatgtaggtatattattatttatcaagtccagccccctactaaataactattatttttaaaccgggacaattttcttatcggccgggacgccgggacaccgtgcttcaaaccgggacatgtcccggcgtaccgggacgtatggcaaccctatgctaaatatttgtttttttttgtcaactgCACATTTAACAGGCATAAGGTCAGCTAGAGCAATTGCAAATCATACATATTATACCTACTCCATAAATACAACAAGTGAGTCTCGAGCTAGAGTCACTTTACGACTTTACTTTTTACACTTTAAAATCCATAAGCCCACAGCCCTTGTGGCCATAAATAAATGCGATTACTTATACCTGCCTATCTTGTATTTTCACGGCATTGTTTCTGATATAAAGAAAACGAGTGGTACTTATTAATATTCACCACCCTGTCCTTCCGAGGAAAGaactacctacatacctacatattatgtgTATATAGGATTAAGTATTGTGAGATTTGTGGTTTAAATTCCGGGAGAAGAATCCGGATTTGTGCATTGAAAACGGGATTATCTATTTGCCATATCTCTGGGTATACCTATAACTACTCCATATAACTAATAGTGGGAAACGTCCACaacataagtaggtaattagTTAATTAGAATGCTTATACGAAAAGCCACATGAacgtttattttgttttattacacgactgcccaaaaaaagagtattgttttttatttaaacttttataaTAAACATATACAATCCATGAGATTAGATTGTGTTTTGAATATCGGGTGGaaaacaaaacaacaacaaataccCACGGAAATTTTAACGCCATCTACCGTTGAATAGTAACTTGGAGTAGACAGAGAGTTCGGAACCATTCTAACGTCACCTAACGCGTAACGTTAGCTAACGGAACCGAGTCTTTCGTGGCCGTGTCAATAGATGTCGCTAGCAGTCTCATATGCAAATATGCACGACCATAGACCTACCATCCGGTTGATCCGGTCGCGCTACGACATTCACTCCACGACAAGTCGTCCAACAGAAAACTTTGTGAAGTTGTGTTGTTCTTGTTATTTTTCTGTCGCACATCTTTTACACTATGTCTGGACGCCGTGTTTACAAATCAATGGGTAAGGTATTAGAAAAACTAcaaccataaaaatattttgagagTTCAGTCAATCACAACTTCCTTTCTTAATTAATGAGCCTTttgtttattagttttattggaTAAAACCTTTTCTTATTGCATGATACCTATTAAAAACTCCCTATTATGCATGGTTCGatacgcacttggccggttttattatTTCGCCTTTATAGGTTAGTACTTAGTTGAGTAGGTAGCTAGGTAGTACAACAGCCGAGTGTACAAATATGGATGCAtacaactaaaataattatgtcccatagttcttgctggtctaagagctagctacggtaataggtttgcaatttatagagcaacgaaatccctctagttactatcattatttattaattcgggcgcctggcaactgttcagcggtgggtgtggaATTAgtaagtgcacaagccaatcatccgtttttttcatgccactgcgccgcacctgcgagtaaaaagacggacaagtgcacaagccaatcatccgtttttttcattttatcccCCCCCTTTTATCACaccaaactcagagctctataaattttacaccttcaatttatttgacacctctcacacccaccgctgaacagctgccaggcgcccgaattaattgataatgatagtatggcacactaactagagggttttcgttgctctataaattgcaaacctatttccgtagctagctctTCGTCTATAAGAGTTATTGGgacataatatgtatttttgagtatgatgatgatgagtgcacccatatttttacacttcttATTGTAACTCCCAAGTTctcattataacatttataacttatgacatgacatgatgtaCCTATGATGGATGtagtgttttgttttgattatgacatttatgacgcGGTCGGGTGTCCCGCACCCGCAGGTAGATATTGTTGTATTGTAATCACGTACGCGGCGGGGTGGAGGGGGGTACGGCCGGGGGCGATGAGTCGAGCGGAGTGGCCGCGAGCCGAGCTTGCAATTGCAACCGACCGACTCGACCCGACCGACCGTCAGTGTCAACCGCGCGCTCGAGGCGGGAGTACGTGTCCATGCCGAGCCGAGCCCCACTACACGTGCTACTGCGATCGACTTCCGAACATGTTACTGCATCCACCGTTGAAATATTATGACCGTTCTGTTACCGACTATCGTGCTCTTCTCTGGATTGACATAGTGTGAAACCTAGTGCTAGGATGATAATGTGCCAGTGTGTGCGATGCGCGTGCGACTCGATCCCGCGATAACCACCATGCTGTCGCTGCTGGCGGCAGCGTTGCTGGCGGTGGCGGGCGCCGACGGCGTGCGACCGGCGCCCGTGGCCGTGCCGCGGTGCTGCACGGCCGGGCGCACGCTGGCGGCCGACGCGCTGCAGGCGTCCGTCCtcacgcgcgccgccgccgccgcctcctGCGTCGAGGACGCCGAGGCCCGGCCCTGGGCGCCCCGTGTGTACGCGCCCGCGCGCAACTCCTTCCTCAAGCCGGGGCAGCTGCCGCCGCACTGGCGGCTGGCGGATGGCGCGCTGCCGGCCTGTGCCGACCTACGCGTGCTGCCCGCCGACGCGGCGCCGTACGCGCTGCTCGCCAACAACGGCTCCATCATGCTGCGGAGTCCGCCGCGCGTGCTGCCGACGACGCGGTACTGCGCCGACCACGCGGCCGCTCTCGTGTGCCTGGAGGACGACGATCGGCCGCCGTCCAAGTGTTGCGGGACCGGGAAAGTGTACGACGGCGCCGGCTGCGTGCCGGATGACGTTCGGGCGGCAGCAGCGTGGCAGGAGCTGAGGACGTTCGCCGGCGAAGCGGACGTGAGCATCGGCTGGCCGGCATGCCCGCCGGGGATGCAGTACTCGGTGTCGGGGGAGTTGGCGAAGGCGACTCTGGAAGGCAACGGGTCACTGCGACTGGCGAGCGGTTTGCTGGTGGCGGGCGGCGCGTGGTGCGCGGAGGCGGTAGAGGGTTCGTCGGGCGCGCGCGTACTGGCGTGCGCGGCGGAGGCGCAGGAGAGCCCGCGCTCGCCACGGCACCTGCTGTACGGGTGCGGGCTTGCGGTGGGCGCGGCGTTCCTGGCGGCGACGCTGGCCGCCGGCTGCGCCCTGCCGGCGGCGCACCACGCGTTGCACTGGCGCTGCCAGACGCAGTACGTGGCGTCGCTGATGTTGGCCGATATCTTGCTGGCGGGCACGCAGCTCGCCGCCGACCAGGTGCCGCCCACGCTGTGCCGAGCACTAGGTGAGTCTCTCAACTCAATCCTCAATTTCTAGATACACTACACTGCTAGGGCGCTAgggtatatatttaaatatagatAAAGCGTTTCCACCTGCATGTCTCTTTTTACATCCGCGCGGACATGCTGAATCCACAATTCTAAATCCACCGTAGGTATTAGGTGCATCCCGTCCTGTTGGTTGTCTGCACGGTGCACCTGCAGGTGGTCAACTCGAACATTTAAACTTTCTAACATGAATGTACCTAAGCTACCTAAGCTAAGTTCTATCGAGACTAATATCTAAGATTTCCAAACTTAGGGTAAATAGGTATCTGgatttaaaattgtaaatacagtGTACCTAAACTTCATCACGAAACTCGATATGCGCCTGGCAACAAAATTACTTTTAACGTAGAAGCTGGATGATACTATTGATACTGGTTATCTTTCCAACTTTTATCGTTACTCGATATACCTACTAGGTATACCTAGTCACTGTTCCTAGACTACGGACAACAAAATTTGCAGCTTTTTGGGATTCCTAAAATtggagattatttattactGGGGTAACTTCTCAAAATTCTCTGTTACCGCTACCCAAagtttgtctggaagagatcgctctttagttTTATCTTTTACTGATGTGGTGATGTGTGTCAATAaagagtatgtatgtatgtatgtcactttattgcacataaacaggtttacataaaacggacaaaaacaaaacaacaataaaaatgttatgtacaaaggcgaacttatccctaaaagggatctcttccagctaacctttcaGAAAATGCGAAAGGATCAAATACTAACAGGTGAAAGAGAATTTAATATGGACAAATAGCAATATAAAGAGTATTGTAGGTATCTGATCTATCCATCTACAGTGTACATGTGTGGGGCTGGAACATAACGGTGTGTGTGTGTTGTCGGCAGCGGTGTGCATGCACTTCCTGTTCCTGGCGGCCTTCTTCTGGCTCAACACCATGTGCTTCAACATCTGGTGGACCTTCCGGTGAGTACCTACTGCCCATCTTCTTGGCCGTTGCCCGGACCCGAACCCTTCCTAACATCATCCTAGCCTTTCTGACAAATGAACATAAACTGAAGAACAGATAATATGTAGTTTGATCTTAGGGTTAATAAATCCTTAACCGTCAGAAACAATAGATACCAATTAATAGATTTAATAGTTTAAAAACCtctcataaaaataaaattatagggCCGCTTACTGATGCGGTGATGCCGAATTAAAAACCATAACACCTGGCTAAATAGTGGCTGTTTAAGAACCGTCGCCGATATGTCATCCGTTCCAGAAATCAGTTACAAAAAACTGCAACGAAATCGCTGTAACTATTTATTCGATGTGTTGCTGTAGACTTGTAGAGTTTAGACTGTAACATGAGATGCGACGATGTTCTCGGTGCAGCTGCAGCACATCTCGTAGTGATTAAGCCCCTTCGTCGACTAAACTACCAGCACCATTATTGTTAGGCCGGTACCGGTATACAAGGgaatgctcccgggaattcccggttttcaaattcccgggaatttgatAGTAtcgaaagaaccggtactgaagactgtaccggtacttcccggctCTCATCACTCATCAGTATGCGTATTTATTCGCATTTta
The Cydia splendana chromosome 8, ilCydSple1.2, whole genome shotgun sequence genome window above contains:
- the LOC134792591 gene encoding probable G-protein coupled receptor Mth-like 1, whose translation is MRVRLDPAITTMLSLLAAALLAVAGADGVRPAPVAVPRCCTAGRTLAADALQASVLTRAAAAASCVEDAEARPWAPRVYAPARNSFLKPGQLPPHWRLADGALPACADLRVLPADAAPYALLANNGSIMLRSPPRVLPTTRYCADHAAALVCLEDDDRPPSKCCGTGKVYDGAGCVPDDVRAAAAWQELRTFAGEADVSIGWPACPPGMQYSVSGELAKATLEGNGSLRLASGLLVAGGAWCAEAVEGSSGARVLACAAEAQESPRSPRHLLYGCGLAVGAAFLAATLAAGCALPAAHHALHWRCQTQYVASLMLADILLAGTQLAADQVPPTLCRALAVCMHFLFLAAFFWLNTMCFNIWWTFRDFRPTSLERGQESWRLRVYTVYAWGGPLCIAGIAALLDALPPPPEGPDLLRPRFGDQRCWFYGDAEILVYFFGPVGVLLLVNLALFVSTTRQLTCGLWRRDEVKSTSERAALGRVCAKLVVVMGVTWGADVVSWVAGGPEYVWYGTDLLNALQGVLIFLVVGAQPAALAALRDALARCCRAPSPPARRRPDRATHSSTHLPSCGESLTNTTAAPPSSAAPAAPAKVPMETVC